A DNA window from Eptesicus fuscus isolate TK198812 chromosome 8, DD_ASM_mEF_20220401, whole genome shotgun sequence contains the following coding sequences:
- the GPR183 gene encoding G-protein coupled receptor 183, with protein MDIKMDTNFTTPFTTPPENDCDLYAHHNTARIVMPLHYSIVFVIGLVGNLLALVVIVQNRKKINSTTLYSTNLVISDILFTTALPTRIAYYALGFDWRIGEALCRITALVFYINTYAGVNFMTCLSIDRFFAVVHPLRYNKMKRIEHAKCICIFVWILVFAQTLPLLIKSMSKQENERTTCMEYPNFEETKSLPWILLGACFIGYVLPLIIILICYSQICCKLFKTAKQNPLAEKSGINKKALNTIIFIIVVFILCFTPYHVAIIQHMIKKLRFPDLLECSQRQSFQISLHFTVCLMNFNCCMDPFIYFFACKGYKRKIMKMLKRQVSVSISSAVKSAPEENSREMTETQIMIHSKSLNEK; from the coding sequence ATGGATATAAAAATGGACACCAATTTTACTACTCCCTTTACAACTCCGCCGGAAAATGACTGTGACCTCTATGCACACCACAACACAGCCAGGATAGTAATGCCTCTGCATTACAGCATTGTCTTTGTAATTGGGCTCGTGGGAAACTTGTTGGCCTTGGTTGTCATTGTTCAAAACAGGAAGAAAATCAACTCTACCACCCTATATTCAACAAATCTGGTAATTTCTGATATACTTTTCACCACTGCTTTGCCTACGCGGATAGCCTACTATGCCCTAGGCTTTGACTGGAGAATCGGCGAGGCCCTGTGTAGGATAACTGCTCTTGTGTTTTACATCAATACATATGCAGGTGTCAATTTCATGACCTGCCTGAGCATTGACCGGTTCTTTGCCGTGGTGCACCCTCTGCGATACAATAAGATGAAAAGAATTGAACATGCAAaatgtatttgcatatttgtctggaTTCTAGTATTTGCTCAAACACTCCCACTACTCATAAAATCTATGTCAAAGCAGGAAAATGAAAGGACAACATGCATGGAATACCCAAACTTTGAAGAAACAAAATCTCTTCCCTGGATTCTGCTTGGTGCATGTTTCATAGGATATGTGCTTCCACTCATAATTATTCTCATCTGCTATTCTCAAATCTGTTGCAAACTCTTTAAAACTGCCAAACAAAACCCACTAGCTGAGAAGTCTGGTATAAACAAAAAGGCTCTGAacacaataatttttataattgttgtGTTTATTCTCTGTTTCACACCTTACCATGTAGCAATTATTCAGCACATGATTAAAAAGCTTCGTTTTCCTGATCTCCTGGAATGTAGCCAAAGACAGTCATTCCAGATTTCTCTGCACTTTACTGTATGCCTGATGAACTTTAATTGCTGCATGGAcccttttatatatttctttgcaTGTAAAGGGTACAAGAGAAAGATTATGAAGATGCTTAAACGTCAAGTCAGTGTATCAATTTCCAGTGCTGTGAAGTCAGCCCCTGAAGAAAATTCACGCGAAATGACAGAAACTCAAATTATGATACATTCCAAgtctttaaatgaaaaataa